A window from Pyrococcus yayanosii CH1 encodes these proteins:
- a CDS encoding flavin reductase family protein, producing MAGYHLLYPMRTYLIVSGKGEETNVMAADWVSVISFNPFMVGVAISPKRTTWGLIKKYGEFVISVPSLDMLKDVWTAGTKHGPEKLKEMSITLVPSKKVGTPSIKEALANIECKVVDARDYGDHTWFVGEVVAYSYDEKAFPDGKPDVGKAKFLAHASWTDFVTFDKKIYRTE from the coding sequence ATGGCTGGGTACCACCTCCTTTATCCGATGAGAACCTACCTCATCGTGTCGGGAAAGGGAGAAGAGACCAACGTTATGGCGGCAGACTGGGTGAGCGTCATATCATTCAACCCCTTTATGGTGGGTGTCGCCATCTCACCGAAGAGGACCACTTGGGGTCTGATAAAGAAGTATGGGGAGTTCGTCATCAGCGTGCCTAGCCTTGACATGCTTAAGGACGTCTGGACGGCTGGGACGAAGCACGGACCCGAGAAACTTAAGGAGATGAGCATAACCCTCGTGCCCTCCAAGAAAGTCGGGACGCCGAGTATAAAGGAGGCCCTCGCCAACATAGAATGCAAGGTCGTTGACGCAAGGGACTACGGCGATCATACTTGGTTCGTGGGCGAGGTCGTGGCTTATTCCTACGATGAAAAGGCCTTCCCCGACGGAAAGCCAGACGTTGGAAAGGCCAAGTTCCTAGCACATGCATCGTGGACGGATTTCGTGACGTTC
- a CDS encoding acetate--CoA ligase family protein: MNLDNFFYPSSVAVFGSFRRGAIAYEILRNIVEGGFEGKVIPVNPKGGTVEVTGRTLKIKPRLDEPVEVAIIAIPAKFVPGLIKELKGLTKGAVVISAGFSEVGNAKLEEELVRAAKEAGIRIIGPNCAGIFGVHGKFFGSFEVRVKPGGLALISQSGAFGGAALAMGNEEGVGFSAFVSYGNAADLNESDFLRYFADDKNTKVIALYIEGVKDGRRFMEALRYAASKKPVIILKAGKSESGARAASSHTGSLAGSYEIYRAVFRQVGAIEVEEMEELFDAAKAFEMYEQAGKRVAIITNSGGPGVLATDKLESLGLEIAQLSEKTVKVLRASLPPQCSVKNPIDLIADADYGRYRRVIEVVCQDDNVDALLVICVPPIFIPSEEIARAVIDAKCNKPIIVNFMAGELVREGIRLLESHGIKNFPTPERAARAIAWLAKRQDF; encoded by the coding sequence ATGAACTTAGACAACTTCTTCTATCCCTCCTCTGTGGCCGTCTTCGGATCCTTCAGGAGAGGCGCCATAGCGTACGAGATACTGCGGAACATCGTCGAAGGTGGCTTTGAGGGGAAAGTAATACCCGTGAACCCGAAGGGCGGAACGGTAGAGGTTACGGGAAGGACCCTTAAGATAAAGCCGAGGCTCGACGAGCCCGTCGAGGTTGCGATAATCGCCATACCGGCGAAGTTTGTGCCCGGCCTGATAAAGGAGCTGAAGGGGCTCACGAAGGGAGCTGTCGTCATAAGCGCCGGCTTCTCTGAGGTGGGGAACGCAAAACTAGAGGAAGAGCTCGTCAGGGCCGCTAAGGAGGCAGGTATAAGAATAATAGGGCCAAACTGCGCCGGCATCTTTGGCGTTCACGGGAAGTTCTTTGGCTCTTTCGAGGTGAGGGTCAAGCCAGGTGGCTTGGCCTTGATAAGTCAGAGCGGGGCCTTCGGTGGTGCAGCATTGGCCATGGGCAACGAGGAAGGGGTAGGCTTCTCGGCATTCGTCTCCTACGGAAACGCCGCCGATCTTAACGAGAGCGACTTCCTCCGCTACTTCGCCGATGACAAGAACACGAAGGTGATAGCCCTTTACATAGAGGGAGTTAAAGATGGAAGGAGGTTTATGGAAGCTTTACGCTACGCCGCCAGCAAAAAGCCCGTCATAATCCTCAAGGCCGGGAAGAGCGAGAGCGGGGCGAGGGCGGCTTCTTCACACACGGGTTCCCTAGCTGGTTCATACGAAATCTACAGGGCTGTTTTCAGGCAGGTCGGGGCAATCGAAGTCGAGGAGATGGAGGAGCTGTTCGATGCGGCAAAAGCCTTCGAGATGTATGAACAAGCAGGAAAGCGCGTCGCTATCATAACGAACTCCGGCGGTCCTGGAGTATTGGCAACGGACAAGCTTGAAAGCCTTGGCCTTGAGATCGCTCAGCTTAGCGAGAAGACCGTTAAAGTCCTTAGGGCCTCGCTCCCACCCCAGTGCTCCGTGAAGAACCCTATAGACCTCATCGCAGATGCCGACTACGGGCGTTACAGAAGGGTTATCGAGGTAGTGTGTCAAGATGATAACGTTGACGCCTTGCTAGTAATCTGCGTCCCTCCAATATTCATTCCCAGCGAGGAGATAGCGAGGGCAGTTATCGATGCCAAGTGCAATAAACCGATAATTGTGAACTTTATGGCAGGTGAGCTCGTCAGGGAGGGCATTAGGCTTCTCGAATCCCATGGTATTAAGAACTTTCCTACGCCCGAAAGGGCCGCCAGAGCAATCGCATGGCTCGCCAAGAGGCAAGATTTTTGA